In Acinetobacter wanghuae, the sequence CCTTTGGTGTTGCGTGATATTGCAGAAGAAGTGGAATTGCATGAATCGACTGTTTCGCGCGTGACCACCAATAAATATATGCTCACACCACGTGGATTATTTGAATTGAAATATTTCTTTTCGAGTCATGTGGGGACAACGTCTGGTGGAGAAGCATCTTCGACTGCCATTCGTGCCAAAATTAAAAAGTTAATTGCTGAAGAAAATACACGTAAACCATTGTCCGATAATGCGATTGCAGTTCTACTGAAAGCGGATGGCATTGATGTCGCAAGACGCACTGTGGCGAAATATCGAGAATCGTTACATATTGCTTCATCTTCAGAGCGAAAAGTCTTGATCTAGATTTTGAAATCTGATTATTCTAAGGGTTCATTATGACATCATGATGAATCCTTTTTTGTTTTGAGAAATAGTCTAATGATTTAATTTAATCGCTAAAAATTGCAATTGCATTGGTGATTTTCATTAAATTTCATCGACTATGGCTCCTCCAATCCTAACGAAGGTGAGGGATCGTACTATGCAACTAACAATTCGTGGACATCATTTATCGATTACGCCTGCTATAGAAACCAATATTAAAGAAAAATTTAAGCACATTACCAAACACCTTGATCAGGTGAACAGTATGCAGGTTAAGCTTTCAAAAGATCATCAGATTGACAAGCGCTCTAGACCGGGAAGTAGCAATCATATTGCTGAAGCGATTATTCGTTTGCCCGGTATCGAGTTTTTTGCACATGCAACAGCAGATGACATGTATACTTCAATTAAATTATTGACGGAAAAATTACGCAAGCAACTTGATCGGTATCGAAAAATGCAATTAAACCATCAAGAATTGGCCATTTAACGCCACGCTGAAAAAAAGAGGTTTTTAAAAGCCTCTTTTTTTACATATATAATGTATGCGATTAATGATTTATTTTTTTCATTTATAGTAAAATGCTTTGTTTTACACCCTTAGTCCTATAAGAGGTCTTGTGATGAATAATGAACAGCTCGCTGAAATTTTAAAAGCTGCTTTCCCAGTGGCTGATGTTGCTGTGAGTGGTCAGGGCGGAAAATTCGATTTGCGTATTGTTGATGATGAATTTGAAGGTAAACGCCCAGTTGCACGTCAACAAGCTGTTTATGCTCCTCTCAATGCCTTGATCGCCAGCGGTGAAGTCCACGCAGTTACAATTCGAGCAATGACCAAAGAAGAATGGCGCAAAGCAAGCTTATTCGGAGCTTAATAGTTTAATGGATAAATTTTTAATTCAGGGCGGCAACAAGCTCGAAGGTGAAGTACGCATTTCAGGTGCGAAAAATGCTGCACTGCCACTACTCGCTGCAATGATTCTTGCAGAGACTCCCACCACACTGACAAATGTACCGAATTTGAAAGATGTGAATACTTTGGTCAAGCTGATCGCTGGTCTTGGTATTACCATGTCTTATGAAGGGGATACCGTTGTTGCTGATACTTCAACCTTGGATAATCAATTCGCACCTTATGAATTGGTTAAAACCATGCGTGCCTCTATTTTAGTACTCGGTCCATTATTGGCACGTTACGGTAGTGCACAAGTGTCTTTGCCGGGTGGTTGTGCGATTGGTTCACGTCCAGTCGATCAACACTTAAAAGCATTAGAGGCTTTGGGTGCGGAAATTGAAGTTGAAGCAGGCTATGTACATGCCAAAGTTGACGGTCGCTTAAAAGGTGGCGAAGTTATCTTTGATATGGTGACTGTAGGCGGTACTGAAAATATTTTGATGGC encodes:
- the hpf gene encoding ribosome hibernation-promoting factor, HPF/YfiA family encodes the protein MQLTIRGHHLSITPAIETNIKEKFKHITKHLDQVNSMQVKLSKDHQIDKRSRPGSSNHIAEAIIRLPGIEFFAHATADDMYTSIKLLTEKLRKQLDRYRKMQLNHQELAI
- the ibaG gene encoding BolA family iron metabolism protein IbaG; translated protein: MNNEQLAEILKAAFPVADVAVSGQGGKFDLRIVDDEFEGKRPVARQQAVYAPLNALIASGEVHAVTIRAMTKEEWRKASLFGA